The following coding sequences lie in one Quadrisphaera setariae genomic window:
- the phoU gene encoding phosphate signaling complex protein PhoU, with amino-acid sequence MRDLFHSELDQLAERLQEMCGLVGAAMGSATRALLAADLRLAESVIAADVQIDEAQRELDERAVAILARQAPVATDLRVVVASLRMSSSLERMGDLARHIALLARLRYPNTAIPGDLELVFAEMGATAQRIASKAGRVIATRDLALAAELAKDDDALDDLHRQVFAAVSGEGWSASPETTADVTLASRFFERYGDHAVSLARRISYLVTGDVDAPLDPVVTTD; translated from the coding sequence GTGCGCGACCTCTTCCACTCCGAGCTCGACCAGCTCGCCGAGCGACTGCAGGAGATGTGCGGCCTCGTCGGGGCCGCCATGGGCAGCGCCACCCGCGCCCTCCTCGCGGCCGACCTGCGCCTGGCCGAGAGCGTCATCGCCGCCGACGTCCAGATCGACGAGGCCCAGCGCGAGCTGGACGAGCGCGCCGTCGCCATCCTGGCCCGCCAGGCGCCGGTCGCCACCGACCTGCGCGTGGTGGTCGCCTCCCTGCGCATGAGCTCCAGCCTGGAGCGCATGGGCGACCTCGCCCGCCACATCGCCCTGCTGGCGCGCCTGCGCTACCCGAACACCGCCATCCCGGGCGACCTCGAGCTGGTCTTCGCGGAGATGGGCGCCACCGCCCAGCGGATCGCCTCCAAGGCCGGGCGCGTCATCGCCACCCGCGACCTCGCGCTGGCCGCGGAGCTCGCCAAGGACGACGACGCCCTCGACGACCTGCACCGCCAGGTCTTCGCGGCCGTCTCGGGCGAGGGCTGGAGCGCCTCGCCGGAGACCACCGCCGACGTGACCCTCGCCAGCCGCTTCTTCGAGCGCTACGGGGACCACGCGGTCTCCCTGGCCCGCCGGATCAGCTACCTGGTCACCGGCGACGTCGACGCCCCCCTCGACCCGGTCGTCACCACCGACTGA
- a CDS encoding sensor histidine kinase has protein sequence MQASVVAAALLGLVVGCLVALAVRRDDVRVDPVPPPGPGDLPAGVPELLAVLGGPAVVLDVSDAAVRASPAAHAVGLVRRGAVTDPDVLAAVRAVRADGEVREVDVDLRVPAGGTARRALSVRVAPLGPLHVVVLGSDRTEARRLEQVRRDFVVNVGHELKTPVGAMSVLAEAMADAADDPEAVRRFSARMGVEARRLAVLVHDVVELSRLQDGEPLAAAARVDVDSVVAEAVDRCSTTAGSRGIALETGPDTGAQVVGDAELLTTAVRNLVDNAIRYSDAGTRVAVGVRVDEAADAVEVSVSDQGIGIAPADRERIFERFYRVDPARSRQTGGTGLGLSIVKHVVAGHGGEVQLWSQEGQGSTFTLRVPQAPPRRPVRADADTELEEFSG, from the coding sequence GTGCAGGCCTCCGTCGTGGCGGCCGCCCTGCTGGGGCTGGTCGTGGGCTGCCTGGTCGCCCTCGCCGTCCGCCGCGACGACGTCAGGGTCGACCCGGTGCCGCCCCCCGGTCCCGGCGACCTCCCGGCGGGCGTCCCCGAGCTGCTCGCCGTGCTCGGTGGGCCCGCGGTGGTGCTGGACGTCTCCGACGCCGCGGTGCGCGCCTCGCCCGCCGCGCACGCCGTGGGCCTCGTGCGCCGCGGCGCCGTCACCGACCCCGACGTGCTGGCGGCGGTGCGCGCGGTGCGTGCTGACGGGGAGGTGCGCGAGGTCGACGTCGACCTGCGCGTCCCCGCCGGGGGCACCGCCCGGCGGGCGCTGTCGGTGCGGGTCGCGCCGCTGGGCCCGCTGCACGTGGTGGTGCTCGGCAGCGACCGCACGGAGGCCCGCCGCCTGGAGCAGGTCCGCCGCGACTTCGTGGTGAACGTGGGCCACGAGCTGAAGACGCCCGTGGGCGCCATGTCGGTGCTGGCCGAGGCGATGGCCGACGCCGCCGACGACCCCGAGGCCGTGCGCCGCTTCTCGGCCCGCATGGGCGTGGAGGCGCGCCGGCTGGCCGTCCTCGTCCACGACGTGGTGGAGCTGTCGCGCCTGCAGGACGGCGAGCCCCTGGCCGCCGCCGCCCGCGTGGACGTGGACTCCGTCGTCGCCGAGGCCGTGGACCGCTGCAGCACCACGGCCGGCTCGCGCGGGATCGCCCTGGAGACAGGACCGGACACCGGCGCCCAGGTGGTCGGTGACGCTGAGCTGCTGACCACCGCTGTGCGCAACCTCGTGGACAACGCGATCCGCTACTCCGACGCGGGCACCCGCGTGGCCGTGGGCGTCCGCGTGGACGAGGCCGCCGACGCGGTGGAGGTCTCCGTGAGCGACCAGGGCATCGGCATCGCGCCCGCGGACCGGGAGCGGATCTTCGAGAGGTTCTACCGCGTCGACCCCGCCCGCTCCCGCCAGACCGGCGGCACCGGGCTGGGCCTGAGCATCGTCAAGCACGTCGTCGCCGGTCACGGCGGCGAGGTGCAGCTGTGGAGCCAGGAGGGCCAGGGCTCCACGTTCACGCTGAGGGTGCCGCAGGCACCTCCGCGGCGCCCCGTCCGCGCGGACGCCGACACCGAGCTGGAGGAGTTCTCAGGATGA
- a CDS encoding phosphoglyceromutase gives MSTLLLLRHGESEWNALNLFTGWVDVPLSEKGRAEAARGGELLAESGLLPDVVHTSLLRRAITTAHLALDAADRHWIPVRRSWRLNERHYGALQGKDKKQTLAEFGEEQFMTWRRSYDVPPPPIERGSEFSQDADPRYADLGADAPLTECLADVVDRMLPYWHESVVPDLQAGKTVLLAAHGNSLRALVKHLDGISDADIAGLNIPTGIPLHYDLDAELRPTTPGGRYLDPEAAATAAAAVANQGR, from the coding sequence ATGAGCACCCTGCTGCTGCTGCGCCACGGCGAGAGCGAGTGGAACGCCCTGAACCTCTTCACGGGGTGGGTCGACGTCCCGCTGTCGGAGAAGGGCCGCGCCGAGGCCGCGCGCGGCGGAGAGCTGCTGGCCGAGTCGGGTCTGCTGCCCGACGTCGTCCACACCTCCCTGCTGCGCCGCGCCATCACCACGGCGCACCTGGCCCTGGACGCCGCCGACCGCCACTGGATCCCGGTGCGCCGCAGCTGGCGCCTCAACGAGCGCCACTACGGCGCCCTGCAGGGCAAGGACAAGAAGCAGACCCTCGCCGAGTTCGGCGAGGAGCAGTTCATGACCTGGCGCCGCTCCTACGACGTGCCGCCGCCGCCGATCGAGCGCGGCTCGGAGTTCAGCCAGGACGCCGACCCCCGCTACGCGGACCTGGGGGCGGACGCGCCGCTGACCGAGTGCCTCGCCGACGTCGTGGACCGCATGCTGCCGTACTGGCACGAGTCCGTGGTGCCCGACCTGCAGGCCGGGAAGACCGTGCTGCTCGCCGCTCACGGCAACTCCCTGCGCGCGCTGGTCAAGCACCTCGACGGGATCTCCGACGCCGACATCGCCGGTCTCAACATCCCCACCGGCATCCCGCTGCACTACGACCTCGACGCCGAGCTGCGCCCCACCACCCCCGGTGGCCGCTACCTCGACCCGGAGGCCGCGGCGACCGCCGCCGCTGCCGTCGCCAACCAGGGCCGCTGA
- a CDS encoding response regulator transcription factor, which translates to MTRVLLVEDEESFSDPLSYLLRREGYEVEVAADGPSALAAFDRSGADLVLLDLMLPGVPGTEVCRQLRTRSAVPVIMLTAKDSEVDVVVGLELGADDYVTKPYSARELLARVRAVLRRRSEPEDLLPSAVEVGPVRMDVDRHVVTVRGEAVRLPLKEFELLELLLRNAGRVLTRGQLIDRVWGSDYVGDTKTLDVHVKRLRAKVEEDPSDPRFLVTVRGLGYKVEAPGA; encoded by the coding sequence ATGACGAGGGTGCTGCTGGTCGAGGACGAGGAGTCGTTCAGCGACCCGCTGTCCTACCTGCTGCGGCGGGAGGGCTACGAGGTCGAGGTCGCGGCGGACGGACCGTCCGCGCTGGCCGCCTTCGACAGGAGCGGGGCCGACCTCGTCCTGCTCGACCTCATGCTGCCGGGCGTGCCCGGCACCGAGGTCTGCCGGCAGCTGCGGACCCGCAGCGCCGTCCCGGTGATCATGCTGACCGCCAAGGACTCCGAGGTCGACGTGGTGGTCGGGCTGGAGCTGGGCGCCGACGACTACGTCACCAAGCCCTACTCCGCCCGCGAGCTGCTGGCCCGCGTGCGGGCGGTGCTCCGCCGCCGCAGCGAGCCCGAGGACCTCCTGCCTTCCGCCGTGGAGGTCGGTCCGGTGCGCATGGACGTCGACCGGCACGTCGTCACCGTGCGCGGCGAGGCGGTGCGGCTGCCGCTGAAGGAGTTCGAGCTCCTCGAGCTGCTCCTGCGCAACGCCGGCCGTGTGCTCACCCGCGGGCAGCTCATCGACAGGGTCTGGGGCTCGGACTACGTCGGTGACACCAAGACCCTGGACGTCCACGTCAAGCGGCTGCGCGCCAAGGTCGAGGAGGACCCGTCGGACCCGCGCTTCCTCGTGACCGTGCGCGGCCTGGGCTACAAGGTCGAGGCCCCGGGCGCCTGA